One segment of Kogia breviceps isolate mKogBre1 chromosome 14, mKogBre1 haplotype 1, whole genome shotgun sequence DNA contains the following:
- the SLC32A1 gene encoding vesicular inhibitory amino acid transporter, which produces MATLLRSKLSNVATSVSNKSQAKVSGMFARMGFQAATDEEAVGFAHCDDLDFEHRQGLQMDILKTEGEPCGDEGAEPPVEGDIHYQRGGGAPLPPSGSKDQALGAGGEFGGHDKPKITAWEAGWNVTNAIQGMFVLGLPYAILHGGYLGLFLIIFAAVVCCYTGKILIACLYEENEDGEVVRVRDSYVAIANACCAPRFPTLGGRVVNVAQIIELVMTCILYVVVSGNLMYNSFPGLPVSQKSWSIIATAVLLPCAFLKNLKAVSKFSLLCTLAHFVINILVIAYCLSRARDWAWEKVKFYIDVKKFPISIGIIVFSYTSQIFLPSLEGNMQQPSEFHCMMNWTHIAACVLKGLFALVAYLTWADETKEVITDNLPGSIRAVVNIFLVAKALLSYPLPFFAAVEVLEKSLFQEGSRAFFPACYGGDGRLKSWGLTLRCALVVFTLLMAIYVPHFALLMGLTGSLTGAGLCFLLPSLFHLRLLWRKLLWHQVFFDVAIFVIGGICSVSGFVHSLEGLIEAYRTNAED; this is translated from the exons ATGGCCACCCTGCTCCGCAGCAAGCTGTCCAACGTGGCCACGTCCGTGTCCAACAAGTCCCAGGCCAAGGTGAGCGGCATGTTCGCCAGGATGGGTTTTCAGGCGGCCACCGACGAGGAGGCGGTGGGCTTCGCGCACTGCGACGACCTCGACTTTGAGCACCGTCAGGGCCTGCAGATGGACATCCTGAAAACCGAGGGCGAGCCCTGCGGGGACGAGGGCGCTGAACCGCCCGTCGAGGGAGACATCCATTACCAGCGAGGCGGCGGCGCGCCCCTGCCGCCCTCGGGCTCCAAGGACCAGGCCCTGGGAGCTGGTGGCGAGTTCGGGGGCCACGACAAGCCCAAGATCACGGCGTGGGAGGCGGGCTGGAACGTGACCAACGCTATCCAG GGCATGTTCGTGCTGGGCCTGCCCTACGCCATCCTGCACGGCGGCTACCTGGGATTGTTCCTCATCATCTTCGCCGCCGTGGTGTGCTGCTACACTGGCAAGATCCTCATCGCATGCCTGTACGAGGAGAACGAGGACGGCGAGGTGGTACGCGTGCGGGACTCGTATGTGGCCATCGCCAACGCTTGCTGCGCTCCGCGCTTCCCCACGCTGGGCGGCCGCGTAGTGAACGTGGCGCAGATCATCGAGCTGGTGATGACTTGCATCCTGTACGTGGTGGTGAGCGGCAACCTTATGTACAACAGCTTCCCAGGGCTGCCCGTGTCGCAGAAGTCCTGGTCCATCATCGCCACGGCGGTGCTGCTGCCCTGCGCCTTCCTTAAGAACCTCAAGGCCGTGTCCAAGTTCAGCCTGCTGTGCACTTTGGCCCACTTTGTCATCAACATTCTGGTCATCGCCTACTGCTTATCGAGGGCGCGCGACTGGGCCTGGGAGAAGGTCAAGTTCTATATCGACGTCAAGAAGTTTCCCATCTCCATTGGCATCATCGTGTTCAGCTACACGTCGCAGATCTTCCTGCCTTCGCTGGAGGGCAACATGCAGCAGCCCAGCGAGTTCCACTGCATGATGAACTGGACGCACATCGCCGCCTGCGTGCTCAAAGGCCTCTTCGCGCTCGTCGCCTACCTCACCTGGGCCGATGAGACCAAGGAGGTCATCACGGATAACCTGCCCGGTTCCATCCGCGCCGTGGTCAACATCTTCCTGGTGGCCAAGGCACTGTTGTCCTACCCGTTGCCCTTCTTCGCTGCTGTCGAGGTGCTGGAGAAGTCGCTCTTCCAGGAAGGCAGCCGCGCCTTCTTTCCCGCCTGCTACGGCGGCGACGGGCGCCTCAAGTCGTGGGGCCTGACGCTGCGCTGCGCGCTGGTCGTCTTCACGCTGCTCATGGCCATCTACGTGCCGCACTTCGCGCTGCTTAtgggcctcaccggcagcctcaCGGGCGCCGGCCTCTGCTTCCTGCTGCCCAGTCTCTTCCACCTGCGCCTGCTCTGGCGCAAGCTGCTGTGGCACCAGGTCTTCTTCGACGTCGCCATCTTCGTCATCGGCGGCATCTGCAGCGTGTCCGGCTTCGTGCACTCGCTGGAGGGCCTCATTGAGGCCTACCGAACCAACGCGGAGGACTAG